One region of Purpureocillium takamizusanense chromosome 4, complete sequence genomic DNA includes:
- a CDS encoding uncharacterized protein (TransMembrane:7 (i164-183o203-225i509-535o584-601i638-666o686-708i744-767o)~COG:M~EggNog:ENOG503NZ6Q~CAZy:GT2_Glyco_tranf_2), translating to MKGYPEEEEMLEIGSFQRRNQPSPPEDYHSQFTRPVRPNARYPRPSSFGQLPEDAVSPSWPPSIAGRSDSQTLVDGHESRTSLRSWRTGNQTPVDSSASPRYLPFAESGPTTPMNQSHISLAALLPGGSQHPPSKDWSVSSTEATIQVVDERDDAEIWKGWKRYLYKLLPVLTFANTALYLLYLGLRIACVIWAQQSYGTTFAAAWIFIAVEIAVAIPSLMHNSWTMMSLKKRRRQRLRLRGTDVPTVDVFVTCCGEDDDLVLDTVRASCDIDYPSDRFRVIVLDDGRSAPLEAACSRLSAMYPNLFYMAREKIPGQPHHFKAGNLNFGLEQSNLLPGGAGQFMAALDADMIPERDWLRAVLPHLMVDSKMALACPPQLFYNTPPSDPLAQSLDFFVHVIEPIKDTLGVAWCTGSGYVVRREALEEIGNFPLGSLAEDVATSTLMLGKGWKTAYVHEPLQFGTVPEDFGSHLKQRTRWAIGTVDTSFKLKFCLWGEKVRQMTFAQRFSGFLYASLSIYTILLTISLFAIPIILIMGKQLVAYATEEQLRWLVRTCFAATISNRLCEFVLFIPAGYHTGQRGSRYQLWMSPYIALCLIRAFVLPKWLGGQVQAFKPTGSLASALNERDPVLKKNMVRRLWAILVNYMAIFHLAFVYLTLVAVVLTSFRCFSLNESTKDLLKCLITHAFWPPLTFIFICSSLWTPVAYAIDPPMMPDREQLLERDPKTLVAHPTRKSKKIAFGGQAAWFEFELTFSTLFTCLIFVASFFSF from the exons atgaagGGCTATCCAGAGGAGGAAGAAATGCTGGAGATTGGCTCCTTTCAGCGTCGAAACCAACCGTCTCCCCCGGAAGACTACCACTCCCAATTCACACGGCCAGTCCGCCCGAATGCGCGGTAcccgaggccctcgtcatTCGGCCAGCTCCCCGAGGatgccgtctcgcccagctgGCCCCCGTCCATCGCGGGCCGGTCCGACTCGCAGACacttgtcgacggccacgagtCTCGTACGAGCCTGCGATCGTGGCGGACGGGAAACCAGACGCCCGTCGActcgtctgcctcgccgAGGTACCTGCCGTTTGCTGAGTCGGGCCCTACGACGCCCATG AACCAGAGCCACATCAGCCTCGCCGCGTTGCTGCCCGGCGGCTCGCAGCACCCGCCCAGCAAGGACTGGAGCGTCTCGTCGACCGAGGCCACAATCCAGGTCGTGGACGaacgcgacgacgccgagatcTGGAAGGGCTGGAAGCGCTACCTCTACAAGCTGTTGCCCGTTCTGACATTTGCTAACACGGCATTGTACCTGCTGTATCTGGGCCTGCGCATTGCTTGTGTCATCTGGGCGCAGCAGAGCTACGGTACGACCTTTGCCGCTGCCTGGATTttcatcgccgtcgagatcgccgtcgccattcCGTCTCTCATGCACAACAGCTGGACCATGATGTCGCTCAAGAAGCGCCGGAGGCAAAGGCTGCGCCTCAGGGGCACTGACGTCCccaccgtcgacgtcttTGTGACGTGTTgcggcgaggatgacgatCTCGTCCTGGACACGGTCCGTGCTTCCTGCGACATCGACTACCCGTCGGACCGCTTTCGCGTCATCGTTCTGGATGATGGCAGGTCGGCGCCTCTCGAGGCCGCTTGCTCCCGGCTCAGCGCCATGTACCCGAACCTCTTCTACATGGCGCGCGAAAAGATCCCCGGTCAGCCACACCACTTCAAAGCCGGCAATCTCAACTTTGGGCTCGAGCAGTCCAATCTTcttcctggcggcgctggccagttcatggccgccttggacgCTGACATG ATTCCCGAGCGGGACTGGCTTCGCGCCGTTCTGCCCCATCTGATGGTGGACTCCAAGATGGCtctcgcctgcccgccccagcTGTTTTACAACACGCCTCCGTCGGATCCGCTCGCGCAGAGCCTCGACTTCTTTGTCCACGTTATTGAGCCCATCAAGGATacgctcggcgtcgcctggTGCACCGGATCCGGGTATGTTGTGcgccgcgaggccctcgaggagaTTGGCAACTTTCCCCTTGGATCTCTCGCTGAAGATGTGGCTACGTCGACGCTCATGCTGGGCAAGGGCTGGAAGACTGCCTACGTCCACGAGCCTCTTCAGTTTGGCACCGTCCCCGAGGACTTTGGCAGCCACCTGAAGCAGCGCACGCGCTGGGCTATTGGAACCGTGGACACGTCGTTTAAGCTCAAGTTTTGCCTCTGGGGCGAAAAGGTGCGACAAATGACATTTGCGCAGCGCTTTTCCGGCTTTCTCTACGCATCGCTCAGCATATACACGATCCTGCTCACGATTTCGCTCTTCGCCATCCCCATCATTCTCATCATGGGCAAGCAGCTGGTCGCGTACGCGACGGAAGAGCAGCTGCGCTGGTTGGTGCGGACATGTTTTGCGGCGACAATTTCGAACCGGCTATGCGAGTTCGTCCTGTTCATCCCGGCCGGCTACCACACGGGTCAGCGCGGCTCGCGCTACCAGCTGTGGATGTCTCCGTACATTGCTCTGTGCCTGATCCGGGCGTTTGTTCTGCCCAAGtggctcggcggccaggtgCAGGCGTTCAAGCCGACGGgctcgctggcgtcggcgctcaaCGAGCGCGACCCGGTGCTCAAGAAGAACATGGTGCGCCGTCTCTGGGCGATCCTGGTCAACTACATGGCCATTTTCCACCTGGCGTTTGTGTACCTGAcgctggtggcggtggtgctgacGTCGTTCCGATGCTTCTCGCTGAACGAGAGCACCAAGGACCTGCTGAAGTGTCTCATCACGCACGCCTTctggccgccgttgacgttCATCTTCATCTGCAGCTCGCTCTGGACGCCCGTTGCCTATGCCATCGACCCGCCCATGATGCCGGaccgcgagcagctgctggagcgcGACCCGAAGACGCTGGTGGCGCATCCGACGCGCAAGAGCAAGAAGATTGCGTTTGGCGGACAGGCGGCGTGGTTCGAGTTTGAGCTGACGTTTTCGACGCTCTTCACGTGCCTGATTTTTGTCGCCTCCTTTTTCTCCTTTTAG
- a CDS encoding uncharacterized protein (EggNog:ENOG503P0S3~TransMembrane:1 (o6-25i)~COG:G) gives MLRWLVNFGFLILPIGVTIGILLGLQAQRQATGGPPLFQPPDQPGGAPPLNNKLTYVQSCRKEDGIHPKVKKGYQEFTLNPNQWGTKAGDPGFLCMNVTTFNNQTYPTKHTAPEWTIWWQYDPISGDGNNVHAFPNVKVDGGVLPLPVKDVSMVDFNMQWRMRLDNKTGPTDTNELTTNNVNANVAVDMFLDTNQEAAKSSEKAKFEVMIWFAALGAGTKAVNEKAGNEVARYTFNGTTFDLFAGKNSNQQMVLTWKAQTTMDDFHGDLSPFIKEIVKLNNADYITDSHYLGYLSFGSEAYFSSKPVTFHVPSLEIDVQKA, from the exons ATGCTTCGCTGGCTCGTCAACTTCGGCTTCCTGATCCTCCCCATAGGCGTCACCATCGGCATCCTGCTCGGCCTCCaagcccagcgccaggccaCCGGCGGACCGCCCTTGTTCCAGCCTCCCgaccagcccggcggcgcgcctcctctCAACAACAAGCTCACTTACGTCCAGTCCTGCAGGAAGGAGGACGGCATTCATCCCAAGGTCAAGAAGGGCTACCAAGAATTCACAC TGAACCCTAATCAATGGGGTACCAAGGCGGGAGACCCCGGCTTCCTGTGTATGAAT GTGACTACGTTCAACAACCAGACGTATCCTACCAAGCACACGGCGCCGGAATGGACCATTTGGTGGCAGTATGACCCTatcagcggcgacggcaacaacGTGCACGCCTTCCCCAACGTCaaggtcgatggcggcgtgttgccgctgcccgtcaAGGACGTTTCCATGGTCGACTTCAACATGCAGTGGCGAATGAGATTGGACAACAAAACCGGTCCGACGGATACGAACGAGCTGACTACCAACAATGTCAACGCCAACGTGGCAGTCGACATGTTCTTGGATACAAACCAAGAAGCCGCCAAGTCCAGCGAAAAGGCCAAGTTCGAAGTCATGATCTGGTTCGCCGCCCTGGGTGCGGGAACCAAGGCCGTCAACGAGAAGGCAGGCAATGAAGTTGCACGGTACACGTTCAACGGAACGACGTT CGACCTGTTCGCCGGTAAGAACTCAAACCAGCAGATGGTGCTCACGTGGAAGGCGCAGACGACAATGGACGACTTCCACGGCGACCTGAGCCCTTTCATCAAGGAGATCGTGAAGCTCAACAACGCCGACTACATTACGGACAGCCACTACCTGGGATACCTCAGTTTCGGCTCCGAGGCGTACTTCTCGAGCAAACCCGTCACGTTCCACGTACCGTCACTGGAGATTGACGTACAGAAAGCATAA
- a CDS encoding uncharacterized protein (EggNog:ENOG503P16P~COG:Q), translating into MAVFPMSGGLLSLAGAALTLTGVVLAVVLARSILQISRSSTSKVPGPWYSKWTSLVVDLHFLKGTRCFYVHALHKKYGPVVRVAPNEVAISDLEAVKAIYTTKETFLKSDFYTSLVSPGSEAMFSTVNIDFHRRHRRLLASPMSETSLKSVMPQIRAHVDLAVRRIDEEMKARGSADVLKWYLFMATDIIGQLTFGDSFHMLELGRKNKYAHELERVGRIGALRVSLPSLVSLAYKTPFQIPMFREAVEASANMRRYATDSLNRYRRVVENDATFVQQTLFTKVFRAEEDEKLSFDEVRDEAQSYIVAGSDTTANTMAYLTWAVCRQPSIRDALVEELRTLPEDYTEAHLRDLPYLEQVITETLRLYSAAPSGLPRVVPPGGCELAGYWFDEGTTVSTQAYSMHRDPVVFPQPDAFIPSRWADPTKTMKDSFMPFGRGPRVCIGQHLAKIELRLASARFFLTFPSAQVSSLEGMSDQEMEPAIYFLAAPTGGRCLIQAA; encoded by the exons ATGGCCGTCTTTCCAATGAGCGGCGGTCTACTGTCCCTCGCCGGGGCggccctcaccctcaccggGGTGGTTCTGGCCGTGGTACTCGCTCGGAGTATCCTCCAGATCAGCCGCTCGTCAACATCAAAGGTCCCTGGGCCGTGGTACAGCAAGTGGACGAGCCTAGTCGTCGACCTCCACTTCCTGAAAGGAACGAGGTGCTTCTACGTGCACGCCTTGCACAAAAAATATG GCCCCGTCGTACGCGTCGCGCCAAACGAGGTGGCCATTtccgacctcgaggccgtcaaggccatATACACGACCAAGGAGACGTTCCTCAAGTCCGACTTCTACACGAGCCTCGTCTCCCCCGGGTCCGAGGCCATGTTCAGCACCGTCAACATCGACTTCcaccggcgccaccgccggctcctcgcctcgcccatgTCCGAGACGTCGCTCAAGTCCGTCATGCCGCAGATCCGCGCGCACGTAGACCTCGCGGTGCGgcgcatcgacgaggagatgAAGGCGCGCGGGTCCGCAGACGTGCTCAAGTGGTACCTCTTCATGGCGACGGATATTATCGGCCAGCTTACCTTTGGCGACTCGTTTCACatgctcgagctcggccgt AAAAACAAGTATGCGCACGAGCTGGAGCGAGTCGGCCGCATCGGCGCCCTCCGCGTCAGCCTGCCGTCCCTCGTCAGCCTCGCCTACAAGACGCCCTTCCAGATCCCCATGTTCCGGGAAGCCGTGGAGGCGAGCGCCAATATGAGGCGCTACGCCACAGACTCGCTCAACCGGTACCGGCGCGTGGTCGAGAACGACGCGACCTTTGTGCAGCAGACGCTCTTCACCAAGGTGTTCagggccgaggaggacgagaagctgTCCTTTGACGAggtccgcgacgaggcgcagtCGTACATCGTCGCGGGGAgcgacaccaccgccaacacCATGGCGTACCTGACGTGGGCCGTCTGCCGCCAGCCGTCCATCCgcgatgccctcgtcgaggagctgcgcacGCTGCCCGAGGACTACACAGAGGCTCACCTGCGGGACCTGCCGTACCTGGAGCAGGTCATCACCGAGACGCTGCGGCTCTACtctgcggcgccgtcggggctGCCCCGCGTGGTGCCTCCCGGCGGATGCGAGCTGGCGGGATACTGGTTCGACGAGGGAACGACCGTCAGCACCCAGGCTTATAGCATGCACCGGGACCCCGTTGTATTTCCGCAGCCAGACGCCTTCATTCCGTCGCGGTGGGCGGATCCGACCAAGACGATGAAGGACTCGTTCATGCCGTTTGGTCGCGGCCCGCGAG TCTGCATCGGGCAACACCTTGCCAAGATAGAACTTCGGCTCGCCTCcgcgcgcttcttcctcaccTTTCCAAGCGCGCAGGTTTCGTCGCTCGAGGGCATGTCCGACCAGGAAATGGAGCCCGCGATTTACTTCCTGGCCGCACCGACCGGAGGGCGGTGTCTGATCCAAGCGGCGTAG